The DNA region CCCGCGGAACTCCAGTTCGACCGTCTCGTCCGACTCGAGGGCCCGCCGCCGCTCGATCGCCGCCAGGGCGTTGGCGATCGTGGCCCCGAGTTGTGACAGGACGTCCCGTTCACGCTCGTCGAAGGCGTTCGGTGACTCGGAGCCGATGGTCAACACCCCGCGCGTGATCCCGTCGTACGTCAGCGGGACCGCACAGAGCGACTGGTGGCCCGCCGAGAGGCCCGCTCGCCGCCAGTCGTCGGCCGGTCCCTCACCGACGAGCGAGTTCTCGACGGCCAGTCTGTCGGTCCGCCAAGCGTCGATCGCGGGATGTGGATCCGCCGTCCCGCTCGCCGTCGTCAGGTCCATCGACTCGACGTATCCCTCCGGCGCACCCACGATCGCGCGGGCCGCCAGCCGGTCGGAGCCGGCGTCGATGCCGCCGATCCACGCGAGGGCGTACGGTCCCGTGTCGGCGAGTCGTTCACAGACCGCCCGCTCCACCTCGGCTGCGCTCGATGCCTCGGTGATGGCGGCCTCGACCTGTTGTGTCAGCCGAGCGATCCGGTCGAGCCGCTCCGCACGCTCGGTCTGTGTGCGCAGCTGCTCTTCCTGCGCGGCGAGGCGTCGCTGTCCCTCCAGGTGATTGAGTGCGGCCTCCAGCGTCGCGGCGAGGATATGTGCAGCCTGAACTGTCCCAGAGGTCAGCGACCCATCAGGGGTACCGACCAGAAGTGTGCCGTGATTCCCGAGCGAGAGCGCCCGCCACGCCGCGAGCTCGGCCAGCCCTGCCGGTAGTTCGGTCTCGGCACGGTCGCCGAGGAAACCTGTCGGGTCGTCGCCACCGTCGGAGGCGACGACGGTCCCGGCCGCGAACCCCTCCCAGAGCGCTCCGTCACCCGGTTCGATCGGCTCTGCCGCCGCCTCCGACGGCAACTCCCCGGCCAGCGCCTCGGGCCGGAGGACGCCCCCCTCGTCGTCGTAGAGGAACGCCCCGACCGCGGGGAGGTCGAGTGTCTCGGCGGCCGCTTTCACGGCCATCCGCGTCGCCTCCGTGGGAGTGTCCGCAGTGGCGAGATCCTCCGTCGCGTCGTCGAAGGATGCGATACGCCGCTCCCGTCGTTTGCGTTCGGTGACGTCCCGGCTGACGATCACGACCCGCGTCTGTCCGCCCTCCCACGCGGTCGGATAGTAGTCCGACTGAACCCAGCGAGTCTCGCCGTCAGTTCGCCGGATCCGGTACTCGTGTGAGTAGCTGTCAGATGTCGTTCCTGCCTCGACATCGCCGACGATGCCCTCCACGAACGCCCGATAACCGTCTGCATCGTCGGGATGGAGCGTGTCGAAAAAACCGTTCTCGTGCGCGCTGCTGATCTCGTCCAGCGATCGTCCCCAGATGTCCTCGTACCCGGAGCTGACGTAGTCGGGTGCCTGTGACCCCGACGTGATCGCCTCGGCGCGCGTGATGAAGATCGCCTCGTCGATCCGATCGAGGACCTCGCTCAGTCGCCGCTCGGTGCGGCGTCGTTCCGTGACGTCGCGGTTGAGAGCGACGCACCGCAGTTCACCGCCGAGTTCGATCGTCGTCCCCTTCACGTCCAGCCAGCGAGTTTCGCCGTCACTGGTCTCGACGGCCCACTCCGTCTGCTCCGGCCCGTCCGACTCGACGACCGCCTGGACCAGCTCCCGCGCCCGGTCCATCGTGTAGCCGCGCTCACCCGGACTGTAGCCGCTGATACCCATCTCGAGGATCTGGTCCCGGTCGTAGCCCAGCAGTTCACAGAACGTGTCGTTGACGTCGACGAGTTCTGCGGTCTCTGGATCGTGAACCGTGATCGAATCAGTCACCCCGTCGAAGATCTGTTCGTACTCGCGCTCGCGTCGCTTGCGTTCCGTGATGTCTCTCGAGATCGCGAGGAACCGTTCCTCCCCGCCGATGAGTGCGCGTGTCGGATTCACTTCGAGCCAGACGCGCCTCCCGTCTCTCGTCTCGATCGCCTGCTCGTACGGACTGATCTCCTCCCCGTCGATCACGCGCTCGATGATCTTCGGAACCCGATCCGGTGGCAGGTCCGCGTCGTCGTCCTCGACGAGCAGTCCCTCGGCACCCATCTCCAGTATCCGTTCCCGGTCGTACCCCGTCAGTTCACACATCGTCGAGTTGATATCGATCAACTCGCCGGTCTCGGGGTCGTGGACGGCGATGATGTCGTTGACGCCGTCGAATATCTCCTCGTACTCGCGCTCGCGACGCTTCCGCTCCGTGATGTCGTGCAGGAGTGCGACCACACGCTGCTCGCCGGCGATCTCGCCCAGCTCGTGTCTGGCCCGGACCCAGACCGTCTCGCCGTCTGCCGCCTCCAGGGGCCACTCGAACTCCTGTCCGCCTTCGGTGACGGATTCTCGGATCATATCCCTGGCATCGTCGGCACTGACCCCCTCGTCAGTCGCCTGGAACTCCGACAGCGGTCGTTCGACGAACGCCTCGCGGTCGTAGCCGAGCAGCTCGGCCACCTGCCTGTTCGCGTTCACCACGTCACCGGTCTCCGGATCGTGGATCACGATCCCGTCCCCGGCCATCTCGAATATCTGCTCGTACTCCCGCTCCCGCCGTCTCCGCTCGGTGATGTCCTCGACGCGACCGACGACGCGGTCGACGACGCCGTCCTCGTTCTCGATCGGGAACCGAGTGACTGTCACCCACCTCGTCTCCCCGTCCCGTTGGATGCGATACTGTCCCTCGTAGGCGGCCTGTGGGTCGCCCGCCGCTACCTCGTCGATCAGCCGCTCGATGTCCGCCTCGTACCGCGCGCGGTCGTCCGGATGAGCCGCCTCGACGAACGACGTCGGCCGCTCGTAGAGTTCCTCGACGGGTCGTCCGTAGATGTCCTCGTACGCGGGATTGATGTAGAGCATCTCCGAGAAGTCGGCGGTCGCGAGGTAGACGATCTCGTCGATGTGTTCCGCGATGAGGCGGAAGCGACGTTCGCTCTCACGGAGTTCTCGGTCCTGTTCGACCCTGTCGAGCGCCGTCGTCGCGTGTCGCGCGAGGATCCGTGCGGCGTCCAGTGTGACGTCGTCGATCCGACCGGCACCCGGCGCGGCGGCGGCGACGACACCGTGGCCCCCGAGCGGGACGATCACGACCTCCCCCTTCGGCTCGCCATCGGACACCGTCTCGGGGTCGACGACACGCATCTCCCGCTCGAGATACGCGTCGTAGGCTGGCGTTCCCGGTTCGATCACGCCGGGCTCGGATTCACCGTCCGAGAGCCCGAGCAGACCGCCGCCCGTCGCGACCGGCGTCAGCTCGCCCTTATCGTCCGGGTCGCCCCAGCACGTCGGTGCCGTGAGATCGAGCACCTCGGAGGCGGCGTCGGCGACGGCCTCGAAGACCGCCGTCGCGGTGTCGGCGTTCTGTACCTCTGCGGTCGACTCGTGGAGGTGACGGACCATTCGCTCGCGGCGCTTGCGCTCCGTGATGTCCGTATACCAGACGTACGCATCGGAGTCCCGCTCCGCGTCCCGATCGGCGTCGAAGTGGATGACTCTGAAGAGGAACTCTCGGGTGCCGGTCGCCGTGACGCGTGGTGCGACCGCTTCGACGCGGTCGCCGCCGGCCGCTCGCTTCCGGAACTCCTCGAAGTCCGTGCGTTCCGACTCCGGAACGACGGCCTCGGCGACGGTCGATCCCACGATCTCCTCGGAAGTGAACCCGAACACGTCCTCGAAAGCGGGGTTGATCTCCCGTATCACCGGCTCACCGCCCTCGAACTGGACTCGTACGACCGGATCGGGGTTGTTCTCGAACAGCACCGACCGCCGGTCGCGTTCCCGTTCGAGCTGTCTCTCGTACTCGGTCCGTTCGGTCACGTCGCGCGAGAGGGCCAGGACACGGTCCTCGCCGGCGATCGTGGCCGGTGCCAGATTCGCCTCCAGCAGTCGTCGCTCGCCGGCCGCCGTTTCGACCGACCACTCGACAGTCTCCGTCTCGCCCGTCGCCGCGACCCGTCGCTGAATCTCGTAGACATCCTCACCTCCGAGCCCGTCCCCGACCGCCCCAAGCCCGCCGAGATCCATCTCGAACAGGGTCTCACGGCTGTACCCCGTCAGCTCGGTCATCGTCTCGTTGACGTCGACCATCTCCTCGGCCCAGGGATCGTGGACGGAGATGACGTCGTTGACGTTGTCGAACACCTGCTCGTACCGTCGTTCCTGCCGCCGACGCTCCGTGACGTCGACCGACGTCGAGAGCACGAGCTCACGGCCGCCGACGTGGACCGTTCGCAGGCTCGCCTCCGTCCACCGGATCCGACCGTCGGCCGTCTCCAGTGGCCACTCGAGTTCGATCGCTCCGTCCTGCTCGGTGACACTCGCGACGGCCCGTGTGATCCGCTCGTGGTCGTACCCCGGGAGCTCGGCGGTGAACTCGCCGACCTGCATCGACTGTAGCTCCGCTCGATCGTAGCCGAGCAGCTCACAGAGCGCGTCGTTGGCGTGCAACATCTCACCCGATTCGGGGTCGTGGAGGGTGGCGACGCCCGCGACGTTGTCGTAGATCTCGCGGACGCTCGTCAGCGCGTGTTCGCGCTCGACGACCCTCCGCAGGCGTTCGGCCACGAGCGACGGGTCCGTCTCGACGAGTTCCCGCGGAAGCCACTCCGTCGCACCCGCGGACAGGACGTCGCCGACCAGATCGTCGTCGCTACCAGCACTCAGAACGACGACGGGAGTGTTCGGTCGTTCCGCCCTCCACCGCCGAACGATGTCGGCGGAATCGTGGCTCCCTCCAGTGTCGTCGATCACCAGACAGTCGGTCTCCGATGCGGGGTCCCACTGGTTTTCCCGCGACGGCCCCCTATCGATCGATAGATCGGTGTCACGCTCCAAGTACGACCAGCCCTCGCAAGATGTCTCTCCCCCGATCAGTGAGAAAGAGAGCGTGCGTGAACTTCCCCCAAACATAGATACTATGTGCGGTTCAAGGCCTGTAAATCGTTTGTAGACCGGCCGCTGAGGGTCGTCAATCTATCGGATTCTCTGTGCGTTGAGCACAGTCGGTAGGGCGGTACGGCCCCGATTGGTCTCAGTTATCGCGTCGGAGTGGGGCTACGGTAGCCGGTGACTCAGCGAGCACGCGATCTATCGTCCCACGGCTAATCGTCGGCCTCGCCGTGGGCTTGTTCCGTGCTGTCTACGCTGACCGTCTCCCACTCGTCGTCGGAGTGGGCACCCTCGCGGGCCTTCGCGCTCGCCGCGACCCTGACGAACTCGGCCTTGCTGCGAGCGGCCTCGATGTCGTGACCGCCACAGTAGGACAGCCCCGAGCGGATCCCGGCACAGAACTCCGCGACGACGTCGGCGACCGGTCCCTTGTACGGCGTGAGCCCCTCGACGCCCTCGTCGGCCGTGACGTTCTCGCCCTTGTCCGAGCGCTCCTCGGCGGCCGCCGTCGTCGCCATCCCGCGGGAGCGCTTGTACCTGACGCCGTCGACCTCGACGACCTCGCCCGGGGCCTCGGCGGTGCCGGCGAAGAGGCTCCCCAGCATCACCGTGTCCGCGCCCGCCATCAGCGCCTTGACGGCGTCGCCGGAGGTCTGGATGCCCCCGTCGGCACAGATCGTCACGTCGAGGTCGGCCGCCGCCTCGGCGCAGTCGTCGACGGCCGTCAGCTGCGGGACGCCGGCGCCCGCGACCTTCCGCGTCGTGCAGTGCGAGCCCGGCCCGATGCCGACCTTCACGCAGTCGGCCCCGGCGGTGGCCAGGTCCTCGACGCCCGCCGGCGTCGCGACGTTGCCGGCGACGAGGTCGAGGTCGGGGTGGGCGTCCCGGATGTCCGCGACGGCGTCGAGCGTCCGCTCCATATGACCGTGGGCGACGTCGACGACGACGGCGTCGGCACCGGCCGCCACCAGCGCCGCCGTCCGGCCGAGGTGGTCCTCGTCGATGCCGACCGCCGCGGCCACGGGGACGCCGGCCTCGGCGACGCGCGAGACCTCCGCGGCCTGTTCCTCGACGGTGAGGAACCGGTGGATCGTCCCGATGCCGCCGGCCTCCCCGAGGGCGATCGCCAGCTCGGCCTCGGTGACGGTGTCCATCGCCGCCGATACCATCGGAGTGTCGAGCGCGACGCCGGGCGTGAACTGCGTCGCGAGGGCCACGTCGCTCCGGCTGTCGACCGGCGAGCGCTGTGGCACCAGCAGGACGTCACCGTAGCTCAGTCCCGTACGGAGATTGTCCATTCCGAACAGTAACAGGCCCGTCGGACTGATAAGTATCACGCTCGCCGCGCCGGGAGCGGTCCCGACCGATCGGCGGTCGGGAACCCTTCGGCCCGGCTCGGACGCCGTGGCCTCAGAACACGTCGACCCGGCCCGCGAGGAGGTCCGCTCGGAGCGTCCCGATCGCGTCGAACTCGGCGGCGACCGCGTCCGCGACTGCGTCGGCGTCTGCGACGGTCGTCTGCACGTCGACGGCCCACGGCTCGGCGACCGGCTCGCCGATCCGGGAGAGGAGCTGGACGCCGCCGTGGCTCGCGCCCAGCGTCTCGGCCAGTCGGCGGGCGATCCGGAGCGCGAGGAGGTTGTACAGTTTGCCGACGTGCGTGATCGGGTTCTTGCCGGCCGTGGCCTCCAGGCTCATCGGTCGGCCCGGCGTGATGAGCCCGTTCGCGCGGTTCCCCCGACCAACCGCGCCGTCGTCGCCCGACTCCGCCGACAGGCCCGTGGTCGTGAGATACACCGAGCCGGTCTCGGGGTCGTCCGCCGCGTTGACGCGAACCGACACGGACCCCTCAATCCGCCCCGCCGCGTGCCGCTTTGCCAGTGCCTCGATCTCACCGACGACCGCCCGATACGCCGCCAGGTCCTCGACGTGCTCGTCGACGACGGCGGCAGCGACAGTCAGCGAGACGTGCTCGCCTCGACGGAGCGCCATCAGCTTCACGTCCTTGCCGACCGCGTCGAGCTCCGAGTGCAACCGCGGCGCGAGTGTCCGCACGTACCGTTCGGTCGGCGTCCCGGGCGCGTGCCCGACGCCGAAGCTGGTGTCGTTCGCGAGCGGGGCCGCGCCACGCCGGAACAGCGCCCCGAGGTCGGCCGACGTCTCCCCGATCCGCGTCTCGACGTCGACGTGCTCGGACGAGAGCGACGGGACGGTCCCGAGGAGGTAGTCCCGCGCGGCCTCGCTCGCGATCGCGTCGACCGGGACGCGCTCGCCGTCGACGGCGGTCGTGGCCCGACCGCCGACGAGAACGTAGATCGGCCGCGTGACCGTGCCGCCGCCGAAGGCGGGTTCCGACTGGCCGGCCCCGAGGTGGACCTTGTCGGTGTTGTGGTGGAGCACCTCGCCGAACTCGTCGCGATAGTACGCCGAGAGGCGGCGCGAGACCGCCTCCGCGACCCCGTCACACAGCGAATCCGGGTGACCGACTCCCTTGCGCTCGACGAACTCCATCGCTCGCGTCTCGACCGGATCCGCCTCGACCGGTTCCACCGAGAGTCGGTCGTCCATACGAGTTCGTGTCCCTATGACAACAAAAGCGTCCGGGGGCGCTCGCCGGGACAGCGCGGACGGAGCCCGGGCGTAACTACTACACACCGCCGACCGAAGCGAGTGTATGAGTGTCAAGACGGCGGGGAGAACCGCGTGAGTGCCGCTGTTCCGTACCCGCAGCGCCCACTCACCCACGTCTACGACGCGGCGTACAGCGGCGTCCCGAACTGGGACATCGGCCGCCCACAGCGGGCGTTCGTGTGGCTCGCGGACGCCGGACTGGTTCGCGGCCCCGTCCTCGACGTCGGCTGTGGAACCGGCGAGCTGTCCCTGTTCGTGGCTCGACAGGGCCACGACGTCCTCGGGATCGATCTCTCGTCGCTGGCTATCTCACAGGCACGACAGAAGGCCCGCTGGCGACAGATACCCGCCCAGTTCCTCGTCCTCGACGCACTCGACCTGCCGGCGCTGGCGGCCCGCGGGTTCTCGTTTCGCACCGTCCTGGACTGCGCGATGTTCCACATCCTCGGGGCGAGCGAACGGGACCGCTTCATCGCCGGCCTCGACACCGTCGTCGAGCCCGGGGGCCTCGTCTGCCTGCTGGGCGACGCCCGCCGACAGCCCGACGCGATCTACGGGATCACGCCGGCGGAGGTGCGGCGTCGCTTCGGCGACGGCTG from Haloarcula litorea includes:
- a CDS encoding PAS domain S-box protein is translated as MIDDTGGSHDSADIVRRWRAERPNTPVVVLSAGSDDDLVGDVLSAGATEWLPRELVETDPSLVAERLRRVVEREHALTSVREIYDNVAGVATLHDPESGEMLHANDALCELLGYDRAELQSMQVGEFTAELPGYDHERITRAVASVTEQDGAIELEWPLETADGRIRWTEASLRTVHVGGRELVLSTSVDVTERRRQERRYEQVFDNVNDVISVHDPWAEEMVDVNETMTELTGYSRETLFEMDLGGLGAVGDGLGGEDVYEIQRRVAATGETETVEWSVETAAGERRLLEANLAPATIAGEDRVLALSRDVTERTEYERQLERERDRRSVLFENNPDPVVRVQFEGGEPVIREINPAFEDVFGFTSEEIVGSTVAEAVVPESERTDFEEFRKRAAGGDRVEAVAPRVTATGTREFLFRVIHFDADRDAERDSDAYVWYTDITERKRRERMVRHLHESTAEVQNADTATAVFEAVADAASEVLDLTAPTCWGDPDDKGELTPVATGGGLLGLSDGESEPGVIEPGTPAYDAYLEREMRVVDPETVSDGEPKGEVVIVPLGGHGVVAAAAPGAGRIDDVTLDAARILARHATTALDRVEQDRELRESERRFRLIAEHIDEIVYLATADFSEMLYINPAYEDIYGRPVEELYERPTSFVEAAHPDDRARYEADIERLIDEVAAGDPQAAYEGQYRIQRDGETRWVTVTRFPIENEDGVVDRVVGRVEDITERRRREREYEQIFEMAGDGIVIHDPETGDVVNANRQVAELLGYDREAFVERPLSEFQATDEGVSADDARDMIRESVTEGGQEFEWPLEAADGETVWVRARHELGEIAGEQRVVALLHDITERKRREREYEEIFDGVNDIIAVHDPETGELIDINSTMCELTGYDRERILEMGAEGLLVEDDDADLPPDRVPKIIERVIDGEEISPYEQAIETRDGRRVWLEVNPTRALIGGEERFLAISRDITERKRREREYEQIFDGVTDSITVHDPETAELVDVNDTFCELLGYDRDQILEMGISGYSPGERGYTMDRARELVQAVVESDGPEQTEWAVETSDGETRWLDVKGTTIELGGELRCVALNRDVTERRRTERRLSEVLDRIDEAIFITRAEAITSGSQAPDYVSSGYEDIWGRSLDEISSAHENGFFDTLHPDDADGYRAFVEGIVGDVEAGTTSDSYSHEYRIRRTDGETRWVQSDYYPTAWEGGQTRVVIVSRDVTERKRRERRIASFDDATEDLATADTPTEATRMAVKAAAETLDLPAVGAFLYDDEGGVLRPEALAGELPSEAAAEPIEPGDGALWEGFAAGTVVASDGGDDPTGFLGDRAETELPAGLAELAAWRALSLGNHGTLLVGTPDGSLTSGTVQAAHILAATLEAALNHLEGQRRLAAQEEQLRTQTERAERLDRIARLTQQVEAAITEASSAAEVERAVCERLADTGPYALAWIGGIDAGSDRLAARAIVGAPEGYVESMDLTTASGTADPHPAIDAWRTDRLAVENSLVGEGPADDWRRAGLSAGHQSLCAVPLTYDGITRGVLTIGSESPNAFDERERDVLSQLGATIANALAAIERRRALESDETVELEFRGPGDALSFARAAAAADCRVRLERTAAKQDGPTSLYFGFTGEEEEDVMEIAERRLPGSVDLITSDSSSTLVEAHATDWFGAPIAEYGGVLREAVADPEETTILVEVPRHADVRSFVERLQEVAPSLELTAQRQHQRRNRTPSELSERVRSELTDRQLEVVRTALSAGYFEWPRENDGSEVATRLDITQPTFNKHLRLAERKTFGVLFDADD
- a CDS encoding methionine adenosyltransferase, which produces MDDRLSVEPVEADPVETRAMEFVERKGVGHPDSLCDGVAEAVSRRLSAYYRDEFGEVLHHNTDKVHLGAGQSEPAFGGGTVTRPIYVLVGGRATTAVDGERVPVDAIASEAARDYLLGTVPSLSSEHVDVETRIGETSADLGALFRRGAAPLANDTSFGVGHAPGTPTERYVRTLAPRLHSELDAVGKDVKLMALRRGEHVSLTVAAAVVDEHVEDLAAYRAVVGEIEALAKRHAAGRIEGSVSVRVNAADDPETGSVYLTTTGLSAESGDDGAVGRGNRANGLITPGRPMSLEATAGKNPITHVGKLYNLLALRIARRLAETLGASHGGVQLLSRIGEPVAEPWAVDVQTTVADADAVADAVAAEFDAIGTLRADLLAGRVDVF
- a CDS encoding guanosine monophosphate reductase, with the translated sequence MDNLRTGLSYGDVLLVPQRSPVDSRSDVALATQFTPGVALDTPMVSAAMDTVTEAELAIALGEAGGIGTIHRFLTVEEQAAEVSRVAEAGVPVAAAVGIDEDHLGRTAALVAAGADAVVVDVAHGHMERTLDAVADIRDAHPDLDLVAGNVATPAGVEDLATAGADCVKVGIGPGSHCTTRKVAGAGVPQLTAVDDCAEAAADLDVTICADGGIQTSGDAVKALMAGADTVMLGSLFAGTAEAPGEVVEVDGVRYKRSRGMATTAAAEERSDKGENVTADEGVEGLTPYKGPVADVVAEFCAGIRSGLSYCGGHDIEAARSKAEFVRVAASAKAREGAHSDDEWETVSVDSTEQAHGEADD
- a CDS encoding class I SAM-dependent methyltransferase, whose protein sequence is MSAAVPYPQRPLTHVYDAAYSGVPNWDIGRPQRAFVWLADAGLVRGPVLDVGCGTGELSLFVARQGHDVLGIDLSSLAISQARQKARWRQIPAQFLVLDALDLPALAARGFSFRTVLDCAMFHILGASERDRFIAGLDTVVEPGGLVCLLGDARRQPDAIYGITPAEVRRRFGDGWTVLFAYETVFERRWSTNPAYFVGLRRS